Proteins from a single region of Trichoderma asperellum chromosome 3, complete sequence:
- a CDS encoding uncharacterized protein (TransMembrane:1 (n8-16c21/22o259-282i)~EggNog:ENOG41~SECRETED:SignalP(1-21)) has translation MMNKATNIYAAFAALLAAADARNLHQPRATAASGFDFGGFSPKPTSPPDFPFHQALQRRAASSSSPQVVYVAPDATCGYISGLAGAGYTCGVGATCVFFTASQAPGHVACCNSNECNARNVCIDYNQYFSQSKCDNGCAVDTFTLKCTSTEAPYCNTISFPGNIMDVFCNNVNITGIQAALTTYRGESSRTFFPLTLTGNTPATTTSDDSTSASPTSSSSSSSSASSTGGNDSSGDNGSSGDNNNGSKNSGGSKSNTGAIVGGVVGGVGGLALIGLAVFFFLRRRNPATGHEPVSQNAPPPVVYPAPGMQQPPQGYYDPKFAAATGQQPYPPNQQYGQQGFYPPQPSVSPDQATSPNGSHIDPRYSLAPSSTSPAPSGGYVAPVAGGFQPQENVIHEAPAAGSDNHRGEMHELA, from the exons ATGATGAACAAGGCAACGAACATTTACGCTGCCTTTGCAGctctgctggctgctgctgatgctcgCAACTTGCACCAGCCTAGAGCAACTGCGGCCTCTGGTTTCGACTTTGGTGGATTCAGCCCAAAGCCAACAAGTCCTCCCGATTTCCCCTTCCACCAGGCTCTCCAGCGCCGAGCAGCTTCATCGTCTAGTCCCCAAGTTGTCTATGTTGCCCCTGATGCCACCTGTGGTTATATCTCCGGTCTTGCTGGTGCGGGATACACTTGCGGTGTTGGCGCAACTTGTGTCTTCTTCACCGCGTCCCAAGCTCCGGGACATGTCGCCTGCTGCAACTCAAACGAATGCAATGCCAGAAACGTCTGTATCGATTATAATCAGTATTTTAGCCAGAGCAAGTGCGATAATGGTTGTGCTGTTGACACTTTTACTCTCAAATG cACAAGCACAGAAGCACCCTACTGCAACACGATTTCCTTCCCAGGAAACATCATGGACGTCTTCTGTAATAATGTGAACATCACCGGCATCCAGGCTGCATTGACAACATACCGTGGCGAATCTTCCAGGACGTTCTTCCCTCTTACGTTGACCGGCAACActcctgctactactacctcCGATGATTCTACTTCAGCTAGTCccacctcttcttcttcttctagctCTTCAGCCTCTAGCACAGGTGGCAACGATAGCAGCGGCGATAACGGAAGCAGCGgcgacaacaacaatggTAGCAAAAACAGTGGTGGCTCCAAGAGTAACACTGGTGCTATCGTTGGAGGAGTTGTTGGTGGTGTGGGTGGACTTGCCTTGATTGGCCttgccgtcttcttcttcctccgccGTAGGAACCCAGCTACTGGACACGAGCCAGTGAGCCAAAACGCCCCTCCTCCTGTTGTTTATCCAGCTCCCGGGATGCAACAGCCCCCCCAGGGCTACTATGACCCCAAGTTTGCTGCGGCCACGGGACAACAGCCATACCCCCCCAACCAGCAGTACGGCCAGCAAGGATTTTACCCTCCACAGCCTTCGGTTTCACCTGACCAGGCTACGTCACCCAATGGATCGCACATTGACCCTCGATACAGCCTTGCTCCGTCAAGCACCAGCCCGGCCCCGTCTGGTGGCTATGTAGCTCCCGTGGCCGGAGGCTTCCAGCCCCAAGAAAACGTGATTCACGAGGCCCCGGCAGCTGGTTCAGACAACCATCGCGGCGAAATGCACGAGCTTGCTTAG